In Thermorudis peleae, a genomic segment contains:
- a CDS encoding carbohydrate ABC transporter permease has product MSQRTAVGARPVPSLQRGRGLTLAQRQARLAWLFLLPSLVVVLLVALVPLVQTIIYSLTDKRLGSVEATHIIGLKNYRFLLSDGAWWHAVWVTIEFTIITVFFEFLLGLLIALVVNSRFPGRGPMRAAMLVPWAIPTVLSSQMWKWMYNDIFGVVNDLLKRVGLIHQNIAWLARPDTALFAVTSIDIWKTTPFVALLLLAGLQVIPDELYEAATVDGASKVRQFFTVTLPLLRPAIVVALIFRTLDALRVFDVFYVLFGARADMTTMAVYAQNNIVAFSDVGYGSAISVLIFVIIGIFVVAYVTTLGVEQS; this is encoded by the coding sequence ATGAGTCAGCGTACCGCCGTGGGGGCCCGACCTGTTCCGTCGTTGCAACGCGGGCGAGGGCTGACCCTTGCTCAGCGCCAAGCTCGCCTCGCGTGGCTCTTTCTTCTGCCGTCTCTGGTAGTCGTCTTGCTCGTTGCATTGGTTCCGCTTGTACAAACGATTATCTACAGCCTGACTGATAAGCGCCTCGGAAGTGTTGAAGCAACGCATATTATTGGCTTGAAAAATTATCGATTTTTGCTCTCTGATGGAGCGTGGTGGCATGCTGTCTGGGTGACGATCGAATTCACAATTATCACGGTCTTCTTCGAATTCCTGCTCGGCTTGCTGATTGCATTAGTTGTCAACTCGCGCTTTCCTGGTCGTGGCCCCATGCGGGCCGCAATGTTGGTTCCATGGGCCATCCCGACCGTCCTCTCATCACAGATGTGGAAATGGATGTATAACGACATTTTTGGTGTGGTTAATGACCTGCTGAAGCGCGTCGGGCTGATCCATCAGAACATTGCGTGGCTTGCCCGGCCCGATACTGCGCTCTTCGCGGTTACCTCTATTGACATCTGGAAGACCACGCCATTTGTTGCCCTGCTCTTACTAGCCGGGTTGCAGGTTATTCCAGACGAACTCTATGAAGCAGCAACGGTTGATGGGGCCAGCAAAGTCCGGCAATTCTTCACCGTCACGTTGCCGCTGTTACGTCCTGCAATTGTCGTTGCCTTAATCTTTCGAACGTTAGATGCATTACGTGTATTCGACGTGTTTTACGTGCTCTTCGGAGCGCGCGCTGATATGACGACAATGGCCGTCTATGCCCAGAACAACATTGTGGCGTTCAGTGACGTCGGCTATGGCTCGGCGATCAGTGTGCTGATCTTCGTGATTATCGGCATTTTCGTGGTGGCGTATGTGACCACGTTGGGAGTCGAGCAATCATGA
- a CDS encoding MFS transporter — protein sequence MQQQASRSFNRHLLAAVYLPTALLAFGQGAMVPILPLYARHFSASYSLAGLAVSAAWIGTLLMDVPVGLLLPRIGHRRAMVIGCGLFAAGTIALAFAQSAPELIIDRLLAGIGTAFWGLSRHAYIAQAVPVESRGRVISVFGGINRLGWFVGPAVGGFVGRDFGLGTAILVAGILALGATGFAIAVPELPNLRPAPGAHRLSLAVISEIIQLRWRELLTAGTAQIFAQMIRQARYIVIPLYGRDILGLDAAQVGVIISASSFLDMSLFIPAGMIMDRWGRKAAAIPSFLLLGLGMGLIPFTTSYWTLCAAGLLIGFGNGIGSGTMMTLGADLAPEGRTGEFLGIWRLIGDSGQALSPLAVGLIADLIGITLTSGATAFLGLFAASTLGFFVQETRWAQSRSTPPAEPLPACHGASRLAQSPLPSTTRKRETGR from the coding sequence GTGCAACAGCAGGCATCTCGGTCGTTCAATCGACACCTCCTTGCAGCTGTCTATCTTCCGACCGCCCTGCTCGCCTTTGGGCAAGGAGCAATGGTGCCGATCCTACCGCTTTATGCTCGGCATTTCAGCGCAAGTTACAGCCTCGCAGGGTTGGCAGTCTCGGCAGCTTGGATCGGCACACTGCTCATGGACGTCCCTGTTGGACTTCTTTTGCCAAGGATTGGTCATCGCCGCGCCATGGTCATTGGATGCGGACTCTTTGCCGCCGGGACAATTGCGCTGGCCTTTGCCCAGAGTGCACCAGAGTTAATCATCGATCGTCTTCTTGCAGGTATCGGCACTGCCTTCTGGGGACTGTCACGGCATGCCTATATTGCGCAGGCAGTTCCAGTCGAGTCCCGTGGGCGGGTTATCTCGGTATTTGGCGGGATTAATCGGCTGGGATGGTTCGTTGGTCCAGCCGTTGGTGGGTTCGTCGGCCGCGACTTTGGCCTCGGCACAGCTATTCTTGTTGCCGGCATACTTGCTCTCGGGGCGACTGGCTTTGCAATTGCCGTGCCCGAACTGCCCAACCTGCGTCCGGCTCCTGGAGCTCATCGCTTATCGTTGGCAGTGATTAGCGAAATCATCCAGCTGCGCTGGCGCGAGTTGCTCACCGCTGGCACTGCACAGATTTTTGCCCAGATGATCCGCCAAGCACGCTACATCGTTATCCCACTCTATGGGAGAGATATTCTCGGCCTCGATGCCGCTCAGGTCGGCGTCATTATTAGCGCATCCTCCTTCCTCGACATGTCACTTTTTATCCCAGCCGGCATGATCATGGACCGTTGGGGAAGGAAAGCGGCTGCAATCCCGTCATTCCTGCTCCTCGGCCTTGGCATGGGGCTTATCCCCTTCACCACCAGCTACTGGACCCTCTGTGCAGCTGGCCTTCTGATCGGCTTTGGTAACGGCATTGGCTCCGGCACAATGATGACCCTTGGTGCTGATCTCGCACCCGAAGGCCGGACAGGAGAGTTCCTCGGCATCTGGCGGTTAATCGGTGATAGCGGGCAAGCCCTTTCACCCCTTGCCGTTGGTTTGATCGCCGACCTTATCGGGATTACCTTGACTTCTGGGGCAACTGCCTTCCTTGGTCTCTTCGCTGCGAGCACACTGGGCTTCTTCGTCCAGGAAACGCGCTGGGCTCAATCACGCAGCACACCTCCAGCCGAACCATTGCCCGCTTGTCATGGAGCAAGCAGGCTGGCACAATCTCCCCTGCCGTCGACGACCCGAAAGCGCGAGACGGGTCGCTGA
- a CDS encoding carbohydrate ABC transporter permease: protein MSRTWQYRVSRVLFYLLLLVIIIYLVFPFYWAIRSSIVPNSVQFKTPVVYWPSHPTLENYRQVFASGQFRRALLNSAIVAGSVTLLSLVIGSMGAYALGRFVFRGRALMRYIILSMTMFPSISVLGGLYTIITQFGLYNQLKALVYSYLIFTLPFTVWVLMSFFRQLPKDLEEAAYVDGASPFQTFYRILLPLSAPGLVTTGLLAFIAAWNEFLFALSFTQTPDKRTVTLAIFYFSPQTSGGFEIPWGQMMAATVVVTIPLIVLTLIFQRRIIAGLTAGAVKG, encoded by the coding sequence ATGAGTCGGACGTGGCAGTACCGAGTCTCACGCGTGCTCTTCTACCTCTTGCTTCTCGTGATTATCATCTACCTTGTTTTCCCGTTCTACTGGGCAATTCGTTCGTCGATTGTGCCGAACTCTGTTCAGTTCAAGACTCCAGTTGTTTACTGGCCATCGCACCCAACGCTTGAGAACTATCGTCAAGTTTTTGCTAGTGGACAGTTCCGCCGTGCATTGCTCAACTCTGCAATTGTCGCTGGTAGTGTTACACTGCTCTCGCTCGTGATTGGATCAATGGGAGCGTATGCGCTCGGGCGTTTTGTCTTCCGGGGACGCGCTCTCATGCGGTATATCATCTTATCGATGACCATGTTCCCGTCAATCTCAGTGTTGGGTGGGTTATATACCATTATCACGCAATTTGGTCTGTATAACCAGCTGAAGGCTTTGGTCTACAGCTATCTTATCTTTACGCTGCCGTTCACGGTCTGGGTGCTGATGAGCTTCTTCCGGCAGCTGCCAAAAGATTTGGAAGAAGCAGCGTATGTTGATGGCGCTTCACCATTTCAGACGTTCTATCGCATTCTCCTGCCGCTCTCCGCTCCGGGACTCGTTACGACTGGATTACTCGCGTTTATTGCAGCATGGAACGAGTTCCTGTTTGCACTCTCCTTTACCCAGACGCCTGATAAGCGCACAGTGACGCTGGCCATCTTCTACTTCTCGCCGCAAACATCGGGCGGATTTGAAATTCCCTGGGGGCAGATGATGGCCGCAACAGTCGTTGTCACTATCCCGCTCATCGTCTTGACATTGATCTTCCAGCGTCGGATCATAGCAGGGCTAACGGCAGGAGCGGTCAAGGGTTAG
- a CDS encoding M28 family peptidase, with product MSDAERLQAIDREIAGAIWVSDEPWKNLVYLCDVLGHRFAGSSQEHAAAEFLKQKMEAYGLAHVQLEEFPIATWERGPCTLILVEPFQRMLPAIAMPYCPSAAIEGEVVDVGEGELPDFERCRDVIPGRIVLTDAETNRPGERKSHRIDKFGWAIERGAIACLFVNQNPGQLHITGGLRGRGPRGVRADEAEAPIPGLGLSYETGMLLRRLAKQGTVRLRLETQNRTRDSVSYNVIGEIPGTTKADELILVGGHYDGHDISQGATDDAAGAVVGLEVGRVLAPLRGQLQRTVRILCFGAEELGLFGSWYHIEHHAQEHIRFMLNLDGAGRGLGGQEELRLSGWAELVPYFQQLGQQLAYPFGVRDDLNAHSDHFPFAVHGIPNGTLVSRDATAGMIGRGWGHTEADTLDKLSLRGVQLAAMLAARLVVRLSEDEAFPAQRRDLAAVRQQLADAGVLDELLASGRFPQA from the coding sequence GTGAGTGATGCTGAGCGACTCCAAGCGATCGATCGGGAGATTGCTGGAGCGATCTGGGTATCAGATGAGCCATGGAAAAATCTTGTTTACCTCTGCGATGTCCTCGGGCATCGTTTTGCTGGCAGTTCGCAGGAACATGCTGCTGCGGAGTTTCTGAAGCAGAAGATGGAGGCCTATGGGCTTGCTCATGTCCAGCTTGAGGAATTTCCGATCGCAACGTGGGAACGTGGTCCTTGTACTTTGATCCTCGTTGAGCCGTTCCAGCGCATGCTCCCAGCGATCGCTATGCCGTACTGCCCTTCAGCAGCGATTGAAGGTGAGGTCGTTGACGTTGGTGAAGGTGAGTTGCCTGATTTTGAACGGTGCCGTGATGTTATCCCGGGGCGGATTGTGTTGACTGATGCAGAAACGAATCGCCCGGGAGAGCGGAAGAGCCATCGCATCGATAAATTTGGGTGGGCGATTGAACGTGGCGCAATTGCGTGTTTGTTCGTTAATCAGAACCCGGGCCAGCTCCATATCACTGGCGGGTTGCGTGGACGCGGACCACGTGGCGTCCGGGCAGATGAGGCTGAGGCGCCCATTCCAGGGTTAGGGCTGAGTTACGAAACCGGGATGCTGTTGCGTCGTCTTGCCAAGCAGGGCACGGTTCGTTTGCGGCTGGAAACGCAGAATCGTACCAGAGACAGTGTATCGTACAACGTCATCGGCGAAATCCCAGGCACCACAAAGGCGGATGAACTGATTCTTGTCGGCGGCCACTATGATGGACACGACATTTCGCAAGGAGCAACTGATGATGCCGCCGGAGCGGTCGTGGGCCTTGAGGTTGGGCGTGTCCTCGCGCCGCTCCGTGGTCAGCTCCAGCGCACAGTGCGCATTCTCTGCTTTGGTGCTGAAGAACTGGGATTATTCGGCTCGTGGTATCACATCGAGCACCATGCGCAGGAGCATATTCGCTTCATGCTCAATTTGGATGGCGCTGGTCGCGGCCTCGGTGGCCAGGAGGAGCTTCGCCTTTCTGGATGGGCAGAATTAGTCCCCTATTTCCAGCAACTTGGACAACAACTCGCCTATCCCTTTGGCGTTCGTGACGATCTCAACGCGCATTCTGACCATTTCCCATTTGCTGTTCACGGTATTCCCAATGGCACACTCGTCAGCCGTGATGCGACCGCTGGAATGATTGGCCGCGGTTGGGGGCATACGGAAGCTGATACGCTCGACAAGCTTTCACTGCGTGGTGTACAACTTGCCGCAATGCTCGCTGCCCGCTTGGTTGTGCGCTTGAGCGAGGACGAGGCGTTCCCCGCTCAGCGCCGTGATCTTGCCGCTGTTCGCCAGCAACTGGCCGATGCGGGTGTCCTTGACGAGCTTCTTGCGAGTGGACGCTTCCCTCAAGCCTAA
- the lon gene encoding endopeptidase La — MPVNSRYELYAARYPVLPLRQAVIFPHTIVTLLVGKPRSIQALEAAASYDGHLIVVGLRDADCDDPGPDDIFEVGTLVRILAQEPRTSGGYEVRLEGQQRVHLLHLDTQHGYLLARAEPLAEPQPPPREAAAQLRYLRTLLDRYRAAGGHLSDDMLSILENAEDLHVLTDMLASHIVRDMPTRQRLLELLDPLARIEQLAILLAGEVEISELEQRIKDRVREQIDRSQREFYLREQLKVIYHELSGSTESEADTLRQRIQERSLPNDVAERLLREVDRLEHMPNASSEGAIVRTYIETLLALPWNEETTDNLDLEHAQAVLEREHYGLEHVKERILEFLAVRKLTAGRPPTQATVLCFVGPPGVGKTSLGRSIAQALGRAFARVSLGGVRDEAEIRGHRRTYIGAYPGRIITAMRRAGTINPVIVLDEIDKLASDYRGDPAAALLEVLDPEQNQHFTDHYLDVPYDLSRVLFIATANTLATVPRALRDRLEVIEIEGYTEEEKREIGRRHLLPRQLAAHGLSSDAIEFPEPLWPILIRGYTYEAGVRELDRQLAALCRKVARETVQQGQTRVRLTKRRLFAYLGPPRYDPAQFDREPQIGVALGLGTTAVGGVLLPVEVAVMPGKGRLQVTGQAGEVMQESARAALSFIRSRATSLAIPPERFEQSDIHIHLPEGAQPKDGPSAGITMAIAMISAFTERPVRADMALTGEITLRGRILPIGGLREKVLAAQRAGIRHIVAPAENARELPRLPASVVHTLTFHWVRTMDEVIALALLPMQPHDVLADTELAGKVETPLIPPQSLEDDIPVEVQE; from the coding sequence ATGCCGGTCAATAGCCGGTACGAACTCTATGCCGCGCGTTACCCAGTGCTCCCGCTGCGTCAAGCTGTCATCTTCCCACATACAATTGTGACCTTGCTTGTTGGTAAGCCACGATCAATTCAGGCCCTTGAAGCCGCAGCTTCCTACGACGGCCATCTCATCGTCGTTGGATTACGTGACGCTGACTGCGATGATCCTGGACCTGATGACATCTTTGAGGTTGGAACCCTCGTGCGTATCCTCGCGCAGGAACCACGAACGAGTGGTGGTTACGAAGTTCGACTCGAAGGCCAGCAACGCGTTCACTTGCTCCATCTTGATACCCAACATGGCTATCTCCTCGCACGTGCTGAGCCATTAGCCGAGCCCCAACCGCCGCCTCGCGAAGCTGCAGCACAGCTACGATACCTCCGCACACTGCTTGACCGGTATCGTGCTGCAGGAGGACACCTCAGCGACGATATGCTGTCAATCCTCGAAAACGCTGAGGATTTACATGTCCTCACGGACATGCTCGCCTCGCACATCGTCCGCGATATGCCAACGCGGCAACGCCTCCTTGAATTACTCGATCCACTTGCACGAATTGAACAACTTGCGATCCTTCTTGCCGGCGAAGTCGAAATCAGCGAGCTTGAGCAACGCATTAAAGACCGCGTTCGAGAACAAATCGACCGGAGTCAACGGGAGTTCTATCTCCGCGAACAACTGAAGGTCATCTACCACGAACTCTCTGGCAGCACCGAGAGTGAAGCTGACACACTCCGTCAACGCATCCAAGAGCGATCGCTGCCCAATGACGTTGCTGAACGCCTCCTCCGTGAAGTTGACCGCCTTGAGCATATGCCAAACGCTTCATCTGAAGGCGCCATTGTGCGCACCTACATCGAAACACTCCTGGCATTGCCATGGAATGAAGAAACCACTGACAATCTCGATCTGGAGCACGCCCAAGCCGTACTTGAGCGCGAGCACTATGGGCTCGAGCATGTGAAGGAACGCATTCTCGAATTTCTTGCTGTTCGCAAGTTGACCGCCGGTCGACCGCCCACGCAGGCAACAGTTCTCTGCTTTGTCGGACCACCAGGTGTTGGCAAGACGAGTCTGGGTCGATCAATCGCCCAGGCGCTTGGTCGCGCGTTTGCCCGCGTCAGCCTCGGCGGGGTCCGTGATGAAGCAGAAATTCGAGGTCATCGCCGGACGTACATCGGGGCCTATCCCGGACGAATCATCACAGCGATGCGACGCGCGGGAACCATCAACCCGGTTATCGTGCTCGACGAGATTGACAAGCTGGCGTCTGATTACCGTGGCGACCCGGCAGCAGCATTACTCGAAGTCCTTGATCCCGAGCAGAACCAGCACTTTACCGACCATTACCTTGATGTCCCCTATGACCTCTCGCGTGTTCTCTTTATTGCTACAGCCAACACCCTGGCAACTGTGCCACGTGCGCTTCGCGACCGCCTTGAAGTGATCGAGATCGAAGGCTACACCGAAGAAGAGAAACGCGAGATTGGCCGTCGCCATTTGCTACCACGCCAACTTGCCGCCCATGGACTGTCTTCTGATGCCATTGAATTCCCGGAACCGCTTTGGCCGATCCTCATTCGCGGCTACACCTACGAGGCTGGTGTCCGAGAACTTGACCGGCAATTAGCCGCGCTCTGTCGCAAAGTGGCACGGGAAACAGTCCAACAAGGGCAGACACGAGTACGCCTGACCAAGCGCCGCTTATTTGCCTATCTGGGGCCGCCGCGCTACGACCCGGCGCAGTTTGACCGTGAACCACAGATTGGCGTCGCTCTCGGGCTTGGCACGACAGCAGTCGGGGGGGTACTTCTCCCGGTTGAAGTAGCCGTTATGCCTGGGAAAGGACGGCTGCAGGTCACAGGGCAAGCTGGCGAGGTGATGCAAGAATCTGCTCGTGCAGCGTTAAGTTTTATTCGATCACGAGCCACTAGCCTTGCGATTCCACCTGAACGCTTTGAGCAGAGTGATATTCATATCCACCTCCCAGAAGGAGCGCAGCCAAAGGACGGCCCTTCAGCCGGCATTACCATGGCAATTGCCATGATCTCGGCCTTCACTGAACGTCCCGTGCGTGCCGATATGGCGTTGACTGGAGAAATTACGCTGCGCGGCAGGATTTTGCCAATTGGAGGGCTGCGGGAAAAAGTGCTTGCTGCCCAGCGTGCAGGCATTCGCCACATTGTGGCTCCTGCCGAGAATGCACGCGAGCTCCCACGTCTTCCTGCCTCGGTCGTCCATACTTTAACGTTCCATTGGGTTCGAACAATGGATGAAGTGATCGCACTCGCCCTCTTACCCATGCAGCCACACGACGTCCTAGCGGATACAGAACTCGCGGGCAAGGTAGAAACACCACTGATTCCGCCGCAGTCGCTGGAAGACGATATCCCTGTGGAAGTCCAGGAGTGA
- a CDS encoding PfkB family carbohydrate kinase, with protein MVDVVTCGEALIDFVALRQGTLAESSLFRRMPGGAPANVAVGVARLGRRAAFLGQVGDDEFGHFLAHVLAQSGVDISGLRFTTEARTALAFVSLREDGERDFLFYGQPSADMLWRSDDLPLDLIASARIFHFGSISLITDPARSATLAAVAHARANNVLVSYDPNLRLALWPSIEAARSGIRAGWALAHVIKVSEEELAFLAPGFDDVDQAVRSLWHSSLRLVVVTRGAAGCRYYTDTHQGDVPGFRVQRVVDTTGAGDGFVAGLLVGLLEHAEPWMPEDIETIMRFANAAGALTTTRRGAIPALPRRARVEAFLDQQNGARRGRAMPRKRLKQEGESSS; from the coding sequence GTGGTTGATGTCGTTACCTGCGGTGAAGCCTTAATTGATTTCGTTGCGCTCCGCCAGGGAACACTGGCGGAGTCATCATTGTTTCGGCGAATGCCCGGGGGTGCACCGGCCAATGTCGCCGTTGGTGTTGCGCGCCTCGGCCGTCGTGCAGCCTTCCTTGGACAAGTAGGCGATGATGAATTCGGGCATTTTCTTGCTCACGTCTTAGCGCAGTCTGGTGTTGATATCAGCGGGTTGCGCTTTACAACAGAGGCGCGAACTGCACTTGCGTTCGTTAGCCTCCGTGAAGACGGAGAACGCGATTTTCTCTTTTATGGGCAACCCAGCGCTGACATGCTATGGCGGTCAGACGATCTTCCGCTTGATCTTATCGCATCGGCACGGATTTTCCATTTTGGCTCAATTTCGCTTATTACTGATCCAGCCCGCTCTGCAACATTGGCCGCAGTAGCGCACGCGCGGGCGAACAATGTGCTGGTTTCCTATGACCCAAACCTGCGGCTCGCGCTCTGGCCGTCTATTGAGGCAGCGCGCAGTGGTATTCGCGCTGGGTGGGCGCTTGCCCATGTCATCAAAGTCAGCGAAGAAGAGCTCGCGTTTTTGGCGCCAGGATTTGACGACGTCGATCAAGCTGTACGCTCACTTTGGCACAGTAGCTTACGGCTCGTCGTTGTCACGCGTGGAGCGGCTGGCTGCCGATATTACACCGATACACATCAAGGAGATGTGCCCGGGTTTCGTGTGCAACGGGTTGTTGACACGACAGGCGCCGGTGATGGCTTCGTGGCTGGGTTGCTTGTCGGCCTCTTAGAGCATGCCGAACCGTGGATGCCAGAGGATATTGAAACCATCATGCGCTTTGCCAATGCTGCTGGCGCGTTGACAACAACAAGGCGTGGAGCGATTCCAGCATTGCCGCGGCGTGCCCGGGTTGAGGCATTCCTTGATCAGCAAAATGGGGCACGCCGCGGCCGGGCAATGCCTAGGAAACGGCTTAAACAGGAGGGAGAGTCTTCATCGTGA